In Streptomyces sp. NBC_00448, the following are encoded in one genomic region:
- the glgP gene encoding alpha-glucan family phosphorylase encodes MKAIRRFTVRTVLPEPLRPLGELAANLRWSWHEETRELFRSVHPEGWRAAQGDPVRLLGSVSKERLAALAGDRRFLRRLTAAEEDLADYTAGPRWYQEQSDLPAAVGYFSPEFGITWALPQYSGGLGILAGDHLKAASDLGVPLIGVGLLYRHGYFRQSLSREGWQQEHYPVLDPNSLPVSPLREADGTPARVTLALPGGRTLTARIWTVQVGRVPLLLLDSDVEPNQPAERDVTDRLYGGGSEHRLLQEMLLGIGGVRAVRAYCRITGHPEPEVFHTNEGHAGFLGLERIRELSHEGLDFDAALEAVRAGTVFTTHTPVPAGIDRFTRDLVARHLGDGGELPGVDVGRILELGRETYPGGDPDLFNMAVMGLRLAQRANGVSTLHGAVSRQMFAGLWPGFDPEDVPITSITNGVHAPTWVAPEVLRLGSRQFGASRAEDALMIGGAERWEAVADVPDAAVWELRRTLREQLVEDVRSRLRASWRQRGANDAELGWTDHVLDPDVLTIGFARRVPSYKRLTLMLRDKERLAAMLLHPERPIQIVVAGKAHPADEGGKRLVQELVRFTDDPRVRHRIVFLPDYDMRMARTLYPGCDVWLNNPLRPLEACGTSGMKAALNGCLNLSVLDGWWDEWYDGENGWAIPTADGVTDEDRRDELEAAGLYDLLEQQVAPRFYDQGRNGLPQRWVQMVRHTLSTLGPKVLAGRMVRDYVRQLYAPAARSHRAVRGPAAAELAQWKRRVRQEWPRVAVDHVETVSAEGAVDDAAELGSTLTLRVQVALGGLDPSDVDVQLLSGPVDAADRLTAPAVQSLKAVARADVAGRYTFEGPLTLDRTGAFGYTARVLPAHPLLATPAELGLVAVPPETEGMTAGVLR; translated from the coding sequence GTGAAGGCAATCCGTCGATTCACCGTGCGCACCGTCCTGCCGGAACCTCTGCGCCCGCTGGGGGAACTGGCCGCGAACCTACGCTGGTCCTGGCACGAGGAGACCAGGGAGCTGTTCCGCAGCGTCCACCCCGAAGGCTGGCGGGCCGCCCAGGGCGATCCGGTCCGGCTGCTCGGCTCGGTCTCCAAGGAGCGGCTGGCCGCGCTCGCCGGCGACCGCCGCTTCCTGCGCCGGCTGACCGCCGCCGAGGAGGACCTCGCGGACTACACCGCCGGGCCCCGCTGGTACCAGGAGCAGAGCGACCTGCCCGCCGCCGTCGGCTACTTCTCACCCGAGTTCGGCATCACCTGGGCACTGCCGCAGTACAGCGGCGGCCTGGGCATCCTCGCCGGCGACCACCTCAAGGCCGCCAGCGACCTGGGCGTGCCGCTGATCGGCGTCGGCCTGCTCTACCGGCACGGCTACTTCCGGCAGAGCCTGTCCCGCGAGGGCTGGCAGCAGGAGCACTACCCCGTCCTCGACCCCAACTCGCTGCCGGTCAGCCCGCTGCGCGAGGCCGACGGCACCCCGGCCCGGGTCACCCTCGCGCTGCCCGGCGGCCGGACGCTGACCGCGCGGATCTGGACCGTCCAGGTCGGCCGGGTGCCGCTGCTGCTGCTCGACTCCGACGTCGAGCCCAACCAGCCCGCCGAACGCGACGTCACCGACCGGCTCTACGGCGGCGGCAGCGAGCACCGCCTGCTCCAGGAGATGCTGCTGGGCATCGGCGGGGTCCGCGCCGTCCGCGCCTACTGCCGGATCACCGGCCACCCCGAGCCCGAGGTCTTCCACACCAACGAGGGCCACGCCGGCTTCCTCGGCCTGGAGCGGATAAGGGAGCTGTCCCACGAGGGGCTCGACTTCGACGCGGCCCTGGAAGCGGTGCGGGCCGGCACCGTGTTCACCACCCACACCCCGGTCCCGGCCGGCATCGACCGCTTCACCCGCGACCTGGTCGCCCGCCACCTCGGCGACGGCGGCGAGCTGCCCGGCGTGGACGTCGGCCGGATTCTCGAACTCGGCCGCGAGACCTACCCCGGCGGCGACCCCGACCTGTTCAACATGGCCGTGATGGGCCTGCGGCTGGCCCAGCGCGCCAACGGCGTCTCCACGCTGCACGGCGCGGTCAGCCGGCAGATGTTCGCCGGGCTGTGGCCCGGGTTCGACCCCGAGGACGTGCCCATCACCTCGATCACCAACGGCGTGCACGCGCCCACCTGGGTGGCGCCGGAGGTGCTGCGGCTCGGCAGCCGCCAGTTCGGCGCCTCGCGCGCCGAGGACGCCCTGATGATCGGCGGCGCCGAACGCTGGGAGGCGGTCGCCGACGTGCCCGACGCCGCGGTGTGGGAGCTGCGCCGCACCCTGCGCGAGCAGCTCGTCGAGGACGTGCGCAGCCGGCTGCGCGCCTCCTGGCGGCAGCGCGGCGCGAACGACGCCGAACTGGGCTGGACCGACCACGTCCTGGACCCGGACGTGCTCACCATCGGCTTCGCCCGCCGGGTGCCCTCCTACAAGCGGCTCACCTTGATGCTGCGCGACAAGGAGCGGCTGGCCGCGATGCTGCTGCACCCGGAGCGGCCGATCCAGATCGTGGTGGCCGGCAAGGCCCACCCCGCCGACGAGGGCGGCAAGCGGCTGGTCCAGGAGCTGGTGCGGTTCACCGACGACCCCCGGGTCAGGCACCGCATCGTCTTCCTGCCCGACTACGACATGCGGATGGCCCGCACCCTCTACCCCGGTTGCGACGTCTGGCTCAACAACCCGCTGCGCCCGCTGGAGGCGTGCGGCACCTCCGGGATGAAGGCCGCGCTCAACGGCTGCCTCAACCTGTCCGTCCTCGACGGCTGGTGGGACGAGTGGTACGACGGCGAGAACGGCTGGGCGATCCCGACCGCCGACGGCGTCACCGACGAGGACCGGCGCGACGAACTGGAGGCCGCCGGGCTCTACGACCTGCTGGAGCAGCAGGTCGCCCCGCGCTTCTACGACCAGGGCAGGAACGGCCTGCCGCAGCGCTGGGTCCAGATGGTCCGGCACACCCTGAGCACGCTGGGCCCCAAAGTGCTCGCCGGGCGGATGGTCCGTGACTACGTCCGGCAGCTCTACGCCCCGGCGGCCCGCTCGCACCGGGCCGTGCGCGGCCCGGCCGCGGCCGAACTCGCGCAGTGGAAGCGGCGGGTGCGCCAGGAGTGGCCGCGGGTCGCGGTCGACCACGTGGAGACCGTCTCCGCCGAGGGCGCGGTGGACGACGCCGCGGAGCTGGGCTCCACCCTCACGCTGCGGGTGCAGGTCGCGCTCGGCGGCCTCGACCCCTCCGACGTGGACGTCCAGTTGCTGTCCGGGCCGGTGGACGCCGCGGACCGGCTCACCGCGCCCGCGGTGCAGTCGCTCAAAGCGGTGGCGCGCGCCGACGTGGCGGGCCGCTACACCTTCGAGGGACCGCTCACCCTGGACCGGACCGGCGCCTTCGGCTACACCGCCCGGGTGCTGCCGGCCCATCCGCTGTTGGCGACCCCGGCCGAGCTGGGCCTGGTCGCGGTCCCGCCGGAGACCGAGGGCATGACGGCGGGCGTGCTGCGCTAG
- a CDS encoding TetR family transcriptional regulator: MGRWEPNARGRLEQAAMELYRERGFEQTTAAQIASRAGLTERTFFRHYADKREVLFAGAAQLEELFVDTLAGVPAAATPLEAVAATLAGVAEVFAGRYEFARQRQSIILANEELRERELIKLASISARLAEGLRRRGVAEPAASLAGEAGIAVFKVGFEQWVGVDAGGGGVPGGKGGRSLGEFVGEALGELRVVVGG; this comes from the coding sequence ATGGGTCGATGGGAGCCGAACGCGCGGGGGCGGCTCGAACAGGCCGCGATGGAGCTCTATCGGGAGCGGGGGTTCGAGCAGACCACCGCCGCGCAGATCGCGAGTCGTGCGGGGCTCACCGAGCGGACGTTCTTCCGGCACTACGCCGACAAGCGCGAGGTGCTGTTCGCGGGGGCGGCTCAGCTGGAGGAGCTCTTCGTGGACACGCTGGCGGGGGTGCCTGCGGCGGCCACGCCGTTGGAGGCGGTGGCGGCGACGCTGGCGGGGGTGGCGGAGGTGTTCGCGGGGCGGTACGAGTTCGCCCGGCAGCGGCAGTCGATCATCCTCGCGAACGAGGAGTTGCGGGAGCGGGAGTTGATCAAGCTGGCGTCGATATCGGCGCGGCTCGCGGAGGGGTTGCGGCGGCGGGGGGTCGCGGAGCCGGCGGCGAGTCTGGCGGGGGAAGCGGGGATCGCGGTGTTCAAGGTGGGGTTCGAGCAGTGGGTCGGGGTTGATGCGGGCGGGGGTGGGGTGCCCGGGGGGAAGGGTGGGCGTTCGCTCGGGGAGTTCGTGGGGGAGGCGCTGGGGGAGTTGAGGGTGGTGGTGGGGGGCTGA
- a CDS encoding ABC transporter ATP-binding protein, protein MTPSAATTTGPTPDAPDPKGTQGSPDLTGAATGTVPSPAASTAPAAPAAAASATPAPPGDGDPFDRDVLPAPRNAQLRLLRSLLRPHSKRVWAAAIYLLIQQAAVQVGPLLVAYAIDHAIPAVRDGRHGPLIAVACGYIGCGIASGTLQRVFIRAAARVSQDVLVDLRGRIFRHAQTLSLDFHERYTSGRLIARATSDVESIRELLNDGLDELIEVVLSAVYITALLLFLDWKLGLLTLVSYGPLYLAIRSYQGRAVEAYRRRSTAIAAVIVKFTETMNGIRPVKAFRREQPNDEAFAELNGRHYQANGDAILEMARYVVWSRLIANITIAGIVLWGAYRVAGGGMALGVLAAFVLYLRRLYDPIDRLGMFLNSYQSAAASLEKIAGLLAQAPTVPEPERPEALPARGDDALPGREVVFDAVRFAYRTGGEVLPTFDLRIPAGQTVAVVGATGAGKSTLAKLLARFYDPTDGRVLLDGVPLRDLARDDLRRGVVMVTQEAFLFSGTVAENITIGRPDATREEIEAAAKAIGAHDFIAALPDGYDTDVRKRGGRISAGQRQLVAFARALLADPAVLILDEATSSLDVPGEQAVQHAMDTVLRGRTAVIIAHRLSTVEIADRVLVMRAGHVVEDGTPAELIADEGHFAGLHQAWQDSLV, encoded by the coding sequence ATGACCCCCTCGGCCGCCACCACGACGGGACCCACGCCGGACGCCCCGGACCCCAAGGGCACCCAGGGTTCCCCGGACCTCACGGGCGCCGCGACCGGCACCGTCCCGAGCCCCGCGGCGAGCACCGCGCCCGCCGCGCCTGCCGCAGCCGCATCCGCCACGCCCGCGCCGCCCGGCGACGGCGACCCGTTCGACCGGGACGTCCTCCCCGCGCCGCGCAACGCCCAACTCCGGCTGCTGCGCTCCCTGCTGCGCCCGCACTCCAAACGGGTGTGGGCCGCGGCGATCTACCTGCTGATCCAGCAGGCCGCCGTCCAGGTCGGCCCGCTGCTGGTCGCCTACGCCATCGACCACGCCATCCCCGCGGTCCGCGACGGCCGGCACGGCCCGCTGATCGCGGTGGCCTGCGGCTACATCGGCTGCGGCATCGCGTCCGGCACGCTGCAACGGGTGTTCATCAGGGCCGCCGCCCGGGTCAGCCAGGACGTCCTGGTCGACCTGCGCGGGCGGATCTTCCGGCACGCCCAGACGCTCAGCCTCGACTTCCACGAGCGCTACACCTCCGGGCGGCTGATCGCCCGCGCCACCTCCGACGTCGAGTCGATCCGCGAACTGCTCAACGACGGCCTCGACGAGCTGATCGAGGTCGTGCTCTCCGCCGTCTACATCACCGCCCTGCTGCTCTTCCTGGACTGGAAGCTCGGCCTGCTCACGCTGGTGTCGTACGGCCCGCTGTACCTGGCCATCCGCAGCTACCAGGGCCGCGCCGTCGAGGCGTACCGCAGGCGCTCCACCGCGATCGCCGCGGTCATCGTGAAGTTCACCGAGACGATGAACGGCATCCGCCCGGTCAAGGCGTTCCGCCGCGAGCAGCCCAACGACGAGGCGTTCGCCGAGTTGAACGGGCGGCACTACCAGGCCAACGGCGACGCGATCCTGGAGATGGCGCGCTACGTCGTCTGGTCCCGGCTGATCGCCAACATCACCATCGCCGGGATCGTGCTGTGGGGCGCCTACCGGGTGGCCGGCGGCGGCATGGCGCTCGGCGTGCTCGCCGCGTTCGTGCTCTACCTGCGGCGGCTGTACGACCCGATCGACCGGCTCGGGATGTTCCTCAACTCCTACCAGTCCGCGGCCGCGTCGCTGGAGAAGATCGCCGGGCTGCTCGCGCAGGCGCCGACCGTGCCGGAGCCGGAGCGGCCGGAAGCGCTGCCGGCCCGCGGCGACGACGCGCTGCCCGGCCGCGAGGTCGTCTTCGACGCCGTGCGGTTCGCCTACCGCACCGGCGGCGAGGTGCTGCCCACCTTCGACCTGCGCATCCCCGCCGGGCAGACGGTCGCGGTGGTCGGCGCGACCGGCGCGGGCAAGTCCACGCTCGCGAAGCTGCTCGCCCGTTTCTACGACCCGACCGACGGCCGCGTGCTGCTCGACGGCGTGCCGCTGCGTGACCTTGCCCGGGACGATCTGCGCCGGGGCGTGGTCATGGTCACCCAGGAGGCGTTCCTCTTCTCCGGCACCGTCGCGGAGAACATCACCATCGGGCGGCCCGACGCCACCCGCGAGGAGATCGAGGCCGCGGCGAAGGCGATCGGCGCGCACGACTTCATCGCCGCCCTGCCCGACGGATACGACACCGACGTCCGCAAGCGCGGTGGCCGGATCTCGGCCGGGCAGCGCCAACTCGTCGCGTTCGCCCGGGCGCTGCTCGCCGACCCGGCCGTCCTCATCCTCGACGAGGCGACGTCCTCGCTCGACGTCCCCGGTGAACAGGCCGTCCAGCACGCCATGGACACCGTGCTGCGCGGCCGTACCGCGGTGATCATCGCGCACCGCCTGTCCACGGTGGAGATCGCCGACCGGGTCCTGGTGATGCGGGCCGGCCACGTCGTCGAGGACGGCACCCCCGCCGAACTCATCGCCGACGAGGGCCACTTCGCCGGGCTGCACCAGGCGTGGCAGGACAGCCTGGTGTAG
- a CDS encoding M4 family metallopeptidase, whose product MLAVALPANTAAAAPDPGTAAASGHAQPRSGALPASLSPAQRGTLLAQAQDASAATATSLHLGAKERLVVRDVVKAADGGLHTRYERTYDGLPVLGGDLVVATDAAGRTTGVDRATDATIAVPTETAARSASSARSYALSAAKAAGAASPTASAAPRKVVWAASGTPTLAWESVVGGLQDDGTPNELHVITDATTGAKLYQYQGIENSVGNSEYSGQVNITTTKSGSSYALTDGSRGGHSTFNLNHASSGKGTLFTDTDDVWGDGKGTTAQTAGVDAAYGAQETWDFYKNTFGRNGIADDGRAAYSSTHYGNNYVNAFWDDSCFCMTYGDGSGNAHPLTAIDVAGHEMSHGVTAATAGLNYSGESGGLNEATSDIFGTGVEFYADNAADPGDYLIGEKIDINGDGSPLRYMDKPSKDGASKDYWSSSLGGLDVHYSSGPANHFFYLLSEGSGAKVVNGVSYNSPTYDNQSVPGIGRDNALKLWYTSLTEYFTSTTNYAKARTQSLQAAADLWGAGSATYNTVADTWAAIGVGSRVD is encoded by the coding sequence ATGCTCGCGGTGGCCCTCCCGGCGAACACCGCGGCCGCCGCCCCGGACCCGGGCACGGCCGCCGCGAGCGGCCACGCGCAGCCGAGGTCCGGCGCCCTGCCCGCCTCGCTGTCCCCCGCGCAGCGCGGCACCCTGCTCGCCCAGGCGCAGGACGCGAGCGCCGCGACCGCCACGTCCCTGCACCTGGGCGCGAAGGAGCGCCTGGTCGTCCGGGACGTGGTCAAGGCCGCCGACGGCGGCCTGCACACCCGCTACGAGCGCACCTACGACGGCCTGCCGGTGCTCGGCGGCGACCTCGTCGTGGCGACGGACGCGGCCGGCCGCACCACCGGCGTGGACCGGGCCACCGACGCGACGATCGCGGTGCCCACCGAGACCGCCGCCAGGAGCGCCTCCTCCGCCCGGTCGTACGCCCTGAGCGCCGCGAAGGCCGCGGGCGCGGCCTCCCCCACCGCGTCGGCAGCGCCCCGCAAGGTGGTCTGGGCGGCGAGCGGCACCCCGACGCTCGCCTGGGAGTCGGTGGTCGGCGGCCTCCAGGACGACGGCACCCCGAACGAGCTGCACGTCATCACCGACGCCACCACCGGCGCGAAGCTCTACCAGTACCAGGGCATAGAGAACAGCGTCGGCAACAGCGAGTACAGCGGCCAGGTGAACATCACCACCACCAAGTCCGGCTCGTCGTACGCGCTGACCGACGGCAGCCGCGGCGGCCACAGCACGTTCAACCTGAACCACGCCAGCTCCGGCAAGGGCACCCTCTTCACCGACACCGACGACGTGTGGGGCGACGGCAAGGGCACCACCGCGCAGACCGCCGGAGTGGACGCGGCCTACGGCGCCCAGGAGACCTGGGACTTCTACAAGAACACCTTCGGCCGCAACGGCATCGCCGACGACGGCCGGGCCGCGTACTCCAGCACCCACTACGGCAACAACTACGTCAACGCCTTCTGGGACGACTCCTGCTTCTGCATGACCTACGGCGACGGCTCGGGCAACGCCCACCCGCTGACCGCGATCGACGTGGCCGGCCACGAGATGAGCCACGGCGTCACCGCGGCCACCGCGGGCCTGAACTACTCCGGTGAGTCCGGCGGCCTCAACGAGGCCACCTCCGACATCTTCGGCACCGGCGTGGAGTTCTACGCCGACAACGCCGCCGACCCGGGCGACTACCTGATCGGCGAGAAGATCGACATCAACGGCGACGGCTCACCGCTGCGCTACATGGACAAGCCCAGCAAGGACGGCGCCTCCAAGGACTACTGGTCCTCCAGCCTCGGCGGCCTGGACGTGCACTACTCCTCCGGCCCGGCCAACCACTTCTTCTACCTGCTCTCCGAGGGCAGCGGCGCCAAGGTGGTCAACGGGGTGTCGTACAACAGCCCGACCTACGACAACCAGTCGGTGCCGGGCATCGGCCGGGACAACGCGCTCAAGCTCTGGTACACCTCGCTGACCGAGTACTTCACCTCGACCACCAACTACGCCAAGGCCCGGACCCAGTCCCTCCAGGCCGCGGCCGACCTGTGGGGCGCGGGCAGCGCCACGTACAACACGGTGGCCGACACCTGGGCGGCGATCGGCGTCGGCAGCCGGGTCGACTGA
- a CDS encoding cold-shock protein gives MATGTVKWFNSEKGFGFIEQDGGGSDVFAHYSNIMATGYRELLEGQKVEFDVTQGNKGPQAENIRMLDSAV, from the coding sequence ATGGCAACCGGAACCGTGAAGTGGTTCAACTCGGAAAAGGGCTTCGGCTTCATCGAGCAGGACGGCGGCGGCTCCGACGTCTTCGCCCACTACTCCAACATCATGGCCACCGGCTACCGGGAGCTGCTGGAGGGTCAGAAGGTGGAGTTCGACGTCACCCAAGGCAACAAGGGCCCGCAGGCGGAGAACATCCGCATGCTCGACAGCGCGGTCTGA
- a CDS encoding SDR family oxidoreductase, with product MRVFITGASGWIGSAVVPEVLGAGHQVIGLARSDASADALARAGAEVRRGTIDDIDTLRDAAAESDGVIHLAFKHDIAFSGGFEAAADADRLAIDTFGEVLAGSDRPFVIASGVLGLSPGRLATEQDGVAGSPVGDHVTGGPAKRLANAHATAALAERGVRSSVVRLPPTVHGDGDHGFLATIVGTARAKGVSGYVGDGANRWPAVHRSDAATLFRLALESAPAGSTLHAVADEGVPIREVAEVIGRHLDLPVASIAPDDAEAHFTWMSTFIGLDSPVSSARTRELLDWQPTGPGLLEDLDKGHYFTTPTA from the coding sequence ATGCGTGTGTTCATCACCGGCGCGTCCGGCTGGATCGGCTCCGCGGTCGTACCGGAAGTCCTCGGCGCCGGCCACCAGGTGATCGGGCTGGCCCGCTCCGACGCCTCGGCCGACGCCCTCGCCCGGGCCGGCGCGGAAGTGCGCCGCGGCACGATCGACGACATCGACACGCTGCGCGACGCGGCCGCCGAGTCCGACGGCGTGATCCACCTGGCCTTCAAGCACGACATCGCGTTCAGCGGCGGCTTCGAGGCCGCGGCCGACGCGGACCGCCTCGCCATCGACACCTTCGGCGAGGTGCTCGCCGGCTCCGACCGGCCGTTCGTCATCGCGTCCGGCGTGCTCGGGCTGTCCCCGGGCCGGCTCGCCACCGAGCAGGACGGCGTCGCCGGCAGCCCGGTCGGCGACCATGTGACCGGCGGTCCGGCCAAGCGGCTGGCCAACGCGCACGCCACGGCCGCCCTCGCCGAGCGCGGAGTGCGCTCCTCCGTCGTCCGCCTCCCCCCGACGGTGCACGGAGACGGCGACCACGGCTTCCTCGCCACCATCGTCGGCACCGCCCGCGCCAAGGGCGTCTCCGGCTACGTCGGCGACGGCGCCAACCGCTGGCCGGCCGTCCACCGTTCCGACGCCGCGACCCTCTTCCGGCTGGCCCTGGAGAGCGCCCCCGCCGGATCGACGCTGCACGCCGTCGCGGACGAGGGCGTGCCGATCCGCGAGGTCGCCGAGGTGATCGGGCGCCACCTCGACCTGCCGGTGGCCTCGATCGCCCCCGACGACGCGGAGGCCCACTTCACCTGGATGTCCACCTTCATCGGCCTCGACAGCCCCGTCTCCAGCGCCCGCACCCGCGAGCTGCTCGACTGGCAGCCGACCGGCCCCGGCCTCCTCGAAGACCTCGACAAGGGCCACTACTTCACCACTCCGACCGCCTGA
- a CDS encoding ABC transporter ATP-binding protein, with translation MTSPTSDTTAPENRHRSTVRSLVRLWPYVRPVRVRLAVSAVVAVVASCMSLFIPLVLKWMVDGPVQDRDPGGVWLGGGLVLLLGLLEAGLFGVRRWLVARPLAGVEAAMRKDLYEHLQRLPVDFHDRWASGQLLSRATMDLQILRMFLAFPLVFLVVNGATILIGFAILFSQSWLLGLLLLAPAVPLMILCSYFETSYALAARRAQDQAGDLATLVEESVLGIRIIKAFGRHRSQADAFRRQTRELWDTEIHKARLLSNLWAVIMTLPEIALGAALVVGSLQVADDKLSAGTLVAFLSTALALRWPVESIGFLLAMSNESATAADRYFEVCDTPTAADATGTGDDARPDGIRLEDVRFRYPDAPPHSPELLRGIDLHIRPGETMALVGATGCGKTSLTALLPRLHRATGGRITLDGVDTAGLAADRLRALVAVAFEEPTLFSATVRENVAMGAGPGGADEEAVRRALAVAQCDFVDALPQGLDTQVGEQGLSLSGGQRQRLALARAVVGRPQFLVLDDPLSALDVHTEALVEAALRDVLRETTALVVAHRPSTVMLADRVALLADGRITAVGTHADLLRDSAEYRYLMSGGAQEHDELAALEGSDA, from the coding sequence GTGACCTCTCCCACCAGCGATACGACCGCGCCGGAAAACCGCCACCGATCCACCGTCCGCTCCCTGGTCCGCCTGTGGCCGTACGTCAGACCGGTGCGGGTGAGACTGGCGGTCTCGGCGGTCGTCGCGGTGGTGGCGTCCTGCATGTCGCTGTTCATCCCGCTGGTGCTGAAGTGGATGGTCGACGGGCCGGTCCAGGACCGCGACCCGGGCGGGGTCTGGCTCGGCGGCGGGCTGGTGCTGCTGCTCGGGCTGCTGGAGGCCGGCCTGTTCGGCGTGCGGCGCTGGCTGGTGGCCCGCCCGCTGGCCGGCGTCGAGGCGGCCATGCGAAAAGACCTCTACGAGCACTTGCAGCGCCTGCCGGTGGATTTCCACGACCGGTGGGCATCGGGCCAGTTGCTCTCCCGGGCCACCATGGACCTGCAGATCCTGCGGATGTTCCTCGCCTTCCCGCTGGTGTTCCTGGTGGTCAACGGGGCCACGATCCTGATCGGCTTCGCGATCCTCTTCAGCCAGTCCTGGCTGCTCGGGCTGCTGCTGCTCGCCCCGGCCGTCCCGCTGATGATCCTGTGCTCGTACTTCGAGACCAGCTACGCGCTCGCCGCCCGCCGGGCCCAGGACCAGGCCGGCGACCTCGCCACCCTCGTCGAGGAGTCCGTGCTCGGCATCCGCATCATCAAGGCGTTCGGCCGGCACCGCAGCCAGGCCGACGCCTTCCGCCGGCAGACCCGGGAACTGTGGGACACCGAGATCCACAAGGCGCGGCTGCTCTCCAACCTCTGGGCGGTCATCATGACGCTCCCGGAGATCGCGCTCGGCGCCGCGCTGGTGGTCGGCTCGCTCCAGGTCGCCGACGACAAGCTGTCGGCCGGCACCCTCGTGGCGTTCCTGTCCACCGCGCTCGCGCTGCGCTGGCCGGTCGAGTCGATCGGCTTCCTGCTCGCGATGAGCAACGAGTCGGCTACCGCCGCCGACCGCTACTTCGAGGTCTGCGACACCCCGACCGCGGCCGACGCCACCGGCACCGGCGACGACGCCCGGCCCGACGGCATCCGGCTGGAGGACGTCCGCTTCCGCTACCCCGACGCCCCGCCGCACAGCCCTGAACTGCTGCGCGGCATCGACCTGCACATCCGCCCCGGCGAGACGATGGCGCTGGTCGGCGCCACCGGCTGCGGGAAGACCAGCCTGACCGCGCTGCTGCCCCGGCTGCACCGCGCCACCGGCGGCCGGATCACCCTGGACGGCGTCGACACCGCGGGGCTGGCCGCCGACCGGCTGCGCGCGCTGGTCGCCGTCGCCTTCGAGGAGCCGACGCTCTTCTCCGCCACCGTGCGGGAGAACGTGGCGATGGGCGCGGGTCCGGGCGGCGCCGACGAGGAGGCGGTGCGGCGGGCGCTGGCCGTCGCGCAGTGCGACTTCGTGGACGCGCTGCCCCAGGGCCTGGACACCCAGGTCGGCGAGCAGGGGCTGAGCCTGTCCGGCGGGCAGCGGCAACGGCTCGCGCTGGCCCGGGCGGTGGTCGGCCGCCCGCAGTTCCTCGTGCTGGACGATCCGCTGTCCGCGCTCGACGTGCACACCGAGGCGCTGGTCGAGGCCGCGCTGCGGGACGTGCTGCGGGAGACCACCGCGCTGGTCGTCGCCCACCGGCCCTCGACGGTCATGCTCGCCGACCGCGTCGCCCTGCTCGCCGACGGCCGGATCACCGCCGTCGGCACCCACGCCGACCTGCTGCGCGACAGCGCCGAGTACCGCTATCTGATGTCGGGCGGCGCGCAGGAGCACGACGAACTCGCCGCGCTCGAAGGGAGCGACGCCTGA